GAGGAAGATGAGCATGACCAGCACCAGGGCCGTGCCGTAGGCCAGGGGCCGCACTTTGCCAATCTCGTGGTGCTGGGTGGACATGATGAACAAGTGGTAGGGCAGGGCCATGAACTGCGTGGTCAAGACCTTGGGGAAGGGTGCGAGAAAGGGCCAGAAGAATGCCGCTCCGGTGAAAAGGATGGGGGCCGTCTCGCCAGCTGCCCGCGCCAGTCCCAGAATGGTACCGGTGAGCATCCCCGGCACTGCGTAAGGCAGGACGTTGGTGCGGATGGTCTGCCATTTGGTGGCACCCAGGGCAAGGGCCCCCTCGCGGTAGGAGAAGGCCACGGTCTTGAGTGCCTCTTCGCTGGCGGTGATAGTCCAGGGCAAGGTGAGCAGCCCCAGGGTGAATCCTGCCGCAAGGACCGACAGCCCAAGATTGAGCGTAAGTACGAACAAACCGAGGCCGAAAAGTCCATACACGATCGACGGCACGCCGGAAAGATTGCGAATGGCCACCCGGATGAGTCGGACAAGCCGCCCTTGCCGGGCGTACTCGTTCAGATAGATGGCTGCGCACATGCCCAGGGGCACGGAGACGGTCACGGTGACCAAACTCACCCAGAACGTGCCGACAATGGCCGGCCAGATGCCTCCGGCGGTCATCCCTTTCGTCGGCTTCTGGGTGATGAACTCCCAGGTGACCGCCTTGCCGCCCTTGGCCACGATGTCGTACATGATGAGGACCAGCACCGCCACGACAAGCAGCGCAGCCAACCCAAGGAGCGCAAAACCTAAGGCTTCGCTGAGCTTCCTCCACCACTTTCTCATCGCCGCACCCGCTGGAAGCGTTCCAAAACGAGGTCCGAAACCACGTTGACGGCAAAGGTCATGCAGAAGAGCAGCAGCCCGATGACAAACAGCGACTGATAGTGCAGGCTCCCCTGCACCGTTTCACCCATCTCGATGGCAATGGTTGCCGTCATCGTGCGCACCGGGTCGAGAAAGCTTCTGGGCACGGCTGCCGCGTTGCCCGTGGCCATGAGCACGGTCATGGTCTCGCCAATGGCTCGTCCCATGCCCAGCATCACCGCCGCAATGATGCCAGAGGAGGCAGAGGGAAGCGTCACGTGCACCAGCGTCTGCCACTTGGTGGCGCCAAGCGCCAAGGAGGCGCTCTTGAACTCCTGGGGTACTGAGACGATGGCGTCTTCGCAGATGCTGACGATGGTCGGCAGGGCCATGACCGCCAACAAGAGGGCGCCGTTCAAAGCACACAGGCCGCTGGGCATGTGAAAGAGCCGCGCTATGAAAGGACCGACAAGCACCACGCCGAGGAAGCCAACTACCACCGACGGGATGCTGGCAAGGATTTCCACGACGGGCTTGAGAAACTCCCGCACCTGCGGCGGTGCCACATCGGCAAGGAAGGCGGCACAGGCCACCCCCACCGGCACGGCGATGGCCAAAGCCCCGAAGCTCACCATGAACGTGCTGAGCACCATGGCCAGTATCCCATAGGAAGCCCGTTCCGGCGAGGTGGGATCCCAGCACAAGTGGAAGAGAAAC
The candidate division KSB1 bacterium genome window above contains:
- the pstA gene encoding phosphate ABC transporter permease PstA, which gives rise to MRKWWRKLSEALGFALLGLAALLVVAVLVLIMYDIVAKGGKAVTWEFITQKPTKGMTAGGIWPAIVGTFWVSLVTVTVSVPLGMCAAIYLNEYARQGRLVRLIRVAIRNLSGVPSIVYGLFGLGLFVLTLNLGLSVLAAGFTLGLLTLPWTITASEEALKTVAFSYREGALALGATKWQTIRTNVLPYAVPGMLTGTILGLARAAGETAPILFTGAAFFWPFLAPFPKVLTTQFMALPYHLFIMSTQHHEIGKVRPLAYGTALVLVMLIFLLNLGAVLIRYRFRRKFRRA
- the pstC gene encoding phosphate ABC transporter permease subunit PstC, coding for MKENALRFFFAANGVLAIVILLGIFSLLFTESLPALKELGVGEFLFHLCWDPTSPERASYGILAMVLSTFMVSFGALAIAVPVGVACAAFLADVAPPQVREFLKPVVEILASIPSVVVGFLGVVLVGPFIARLFHMPSGLCALNGALLLAVMALPTIVSICEDAIVSVPQEFKSASLALGATKWQTLVHVTLPSASSGIIAAVMLGMGRAIGETMTVLMATGNAAAVPRSFLDPVRTMTATIAIEMGETVQGSLHYQSLFVIGLLLFCMTFAVNVVSDLVLERFQRVRR